GCTCGGGTTCGGCGTGAAATCCGAGGTTCTCGTCCACGAACTGGTGAGCCATCTCGTGCTTGAGCACCTCGACCAGCACTCCCCACTCGTGGTGCGAGAGCAATCGGCGGGAAAGTTCCAAGGTGCGCTCCGCACCCACCCAGCGCCCGAGGCGTGACGACACATCCGACCAGGCGAACACCGGCATCCTCAGGGAGCCCGCGAAGAAATTCGTGTTCAGCTCACGATAGTTCGCCCGCGCCGCGCGCAGAGCCAAGCGCTCCAACTCGGCCCCGAGGTTGTCGCTGGGCGGCTCCATGGCGGAGACCCTAGGGCGAGTGCAGCGCTGCGTCGAGGCGACGCGCGAAAGCGTTTCTGTGACCAGCGTCTACGCCCTGTGACTGGAGTCCGACAGCCGTGACTCGATTGCCAGACCTGGGCGACGCAACAAAGCGACAGCGCTTCCCGAAACCCAGTGAATATTCTGGTGGCCCGCAAGTTGCTAGGTCGTGAGCTTTCGGATTTCGCGCGCGGGGCCGGGGGCGGTTCTGGGCGGTGGGAGGTTCACATGCAGTGGATTGGGCGAAGCTTTGTGTTGGGTTTGACGTGCACGGCGCTGCTGGCAACTCCACGCGCAGAGGCCTGCGGCGGCACGTTCTGCGACGCGCCCGCACAGGGGCAGGCACCCATGCCGGTGGATCAGACCGGCGAGAACGTGCTGTTCGTGATGGCGAACGGCATGGTCGAAGCGCACATACAGATTCAGTACACCGGCGATCCCGAACGTTTTGCCTGGGTCATTCCGGTGCCCACCACGCCGGAGCTGAGCGTCGGCTCCCAGAACTTGTTCGTGAATCTGCTCAACGCGACGGTGCCGACCTTCACGCTCAACACGACCTTCGACGCCTGCGGTGGCGACTCGACCGGCTCGCGCGCCGGCTGTGGCATGTCTTCCAGCGACGACTCCGGCTCCGCTTCCTATTCGCCGGGAGGCGGTGGAAACACCAAGGGAGACGCACCCCAAATCCGCTCGCGGCAGGCCGTGGGCGCTTTCGAGGCCACGGTGCTCGAGCCAACGTCGGCTCAAGGCATGGTCGACTGGCTCGAGCTGAACGGCTTCGACGCGGACGCCGCGGACGCCGTACCCGTGCTCAGCGACTACATCAACCGCCACTATCAGTTCGTCACCATCAAGCTGCGTCCCGCAGCTGGTACCGACGAGATCCATCCCCTGGTGATTCGCTACCCGGGCAACGAGCCCTGCGTTCCCCTCAAGCTCACCGCGATTGCTGCGACTGACGACATGGTCGTGCGTACCTTCTTCCTCGGCGAGCGGCGCGTGGTGCCCACCAACTACAAGCACGTGACGCTGAACCAGGCCCATCTCGACTTCCGCACCCTGGGTAGCAACTACAATCTCGCCGTGTCGCGAGCCGTCGACAGTCCCGTCGCCAACGGCCAGGGCTTCGTCACGGAGTACGCCGGCCCGAGTCAGGTTACCCCCAACACGGGCCTGTACGATCCGGTGTGGTCGAACGTCGACTTCACCTCGACGCCCGCGGAGCAGGTCGTGTCGCAGCTCACGAGCATGGGGCTGATGTCGTGCTCGGACTCCTTCAACTGCACCTCGTCCCATCCATTGCTCTTCGCGTTGCTCGACCGCTACTTGCCGCCACCCAGCGGGGTTGCGCCCGCGGACTACTACGCTTGCGTGAGCTGCTACACGACGACGGATCCGGCGTCCTGGGATCCCAACGGATTCGCCACTGACTTCGCGACCATGATTGCGGAGCCGGGGAAGCGCGCACAACAGGTGCTCCAGCTCTATCCCTACCTCACGCGATTGCTCACCCGGCTGTCGCCCGCGGAAATGAGCGTCGACCCGATGTTCCAGGAGTGGCCACAAGAGCTCGGCGATGAAAACGCCACCTTCAGCGCAACCCAGGCCCAGACCTGCTCGGGGGATTGGGTCACCCGCTTGCCTGACGGACGAGAAGTCCCGGGCGGCTCGCTGGGAGTGTCTCCCGACTTGCCCAGTTCCATGCCTTGGGCGGAGCGCATCGAAGAGTTCACGCCGGATGGCGAGCGCATCGTGCTCGTCGACAACAGCGCCGCAATCCGGCAGCAGCTGGCGAACATGCGCGTCATCAACCTCTCCAAGGAAGATACCCAAACGAAGAGCGGCCTCGAGTCCGGCTGCGGCTGCAGCTTGCCCGGCCGCGA
The nucleotide sequence above comes from Polyangiaceae bacterium. Encoded proteins:
- a CDS encoding DUF2330 domain-containing protein; translated protein: MQWIGRSFVLGLTCTALLATPRAEACGGTFCDAPAQGQAPMPVDQTGENVLFVMANGMVEAHIQIQYTGDPERFAWVIPVPTTPELSVGSQNLFVNLLNATVPTFTLNTTFDACGGDSTGSRAGCGMSSSDDSGSASYSPGGGGNTKGDAPQIRSRQAVGAFEATVLEPTSAQGMVDWLELNGFDADAADAVPVLSDYINRHYQFVTIKLRPAAGTDEIHPLVIRYPGNEPCVPLKLTAIAATDDMVVRTFFLGERRVVPTNYKHVTLNQAHLDFRTLGSNYNLAVSRAVDSPVANGQGFVTEYAGPSQVTPNTGLYDPVWSNVDFTSTPAEQVVSQLTSMGLMSCSDSFNCTSSHPLLFALLDRYLPPPSGVAPADYYACVSCYTTTDPASWDPNGFATDFATMIAEPGKRAQQVLQLYPYLTRLLTRLSPAEMSVDPMFQEWPQELGDENATFSATQAQTCSGDWVTRLPDGREVPGGSLGVSPDLPSSMPWAERIEEFTPDGERIVLVDNSAAIRQQLANMRVINLSKEDTQTKSGLESGCGCSLPGRDTSHGLISCGLALMLLVRRRRRSTQR